Genomic segment of Arachis hypogaea cultivar Tifrunner chromosome 11, arahy.Tifrunner.gnm2.J5K5, whole genome shotgun sequence:
AGACCAAATAGAGACAATTGAAACTTCAGAGATTTAATTTAGTCTCTGTCTCTTATAAGGTAGTGTTTGGAAGAGAGACAGAGACTGGGAGACAACGACTGAAATAAGTCTCaatattgtgtttggtgtaaagtggAAGACAAAGACTGAAATAAGAATgaagctctaatttaatttgcacaaaggataaagttggaattaattaattaaaatggcggtatgttaggtataaaatgttattaaagtttcagtctccgtctccaaaaatttcagtctcctTGTGTCCTCACCTTTTGGAGATACTGAactactgaaattttggagacagaaactaaaattttagtaccagtttcTGGGTCAACAAATATGATACTAAGTCCCAGTCTCCGTTCcgatacctcaaaacaaacgctgcTGTATACATTTATCATGCCTTAGTGCTGCTTTACATTTATCATGCCATCTGCCTTCTAATTGCATTATTAGTAGTTAAAATTTCAGTATGATATTTATAACCCCTAATTACTGTGAATCCCTTGTTGTTTCCAATGTATTTTTTAAGGCTTGCTGCTCTTTGGTGCTGATTGTAAACATTGATTCTTGTCCGTTGATGGATATAAATTGCAGTTTAATGTGGTCTGACCCTATTCAAATTCTTATGTTAATTCAATGCAGATATACTCAGAAATGATTGGAAATGTTATGATAGATGCCCGATCAACTGGAAAGTATTACCATTGTAAGAATTTCTCTATGCTATAATTTTCTCTCACTCCCTTTGCTTCCTATTTATATCTTAGCTAGTCAAGATTGTTCTGTTGTGTTTCAAGCATTGGTTAAGTTATGATTGCTGATTGCAGTTGTGCGGCTTATGGGACGTGCTGCATCCCACATCACATTGGAATGTGCTTTACAAACTCATCCAAACATTACTATTATTGGTGAAGAGGTTTGTCACAAATCTGATTATTTATCTAGTGTTTGGGCTGTCTGGGGTTCAATGGCATCAATATAATTTGCATCCATATTGCGGATGTTGCATCAGTTTGGTAATTGGCTCTCTGCTATTGACATCTTCTTTTGGTGTACGGAtctaagttaaaataaaaaaaataaaataaaatcagtgTTTGGGTACTGCAATGCTGAAGGACTGGCAAAATATCTATTGGAGGCTTTTATTACTAATACCTTAACATTCATCTGTGATCACTACCCCTTCCCATTTCCCAAGTATAAGATACGTTCTCATGTGCAACTTTAGTACttaaagatgtcactgaagaaagTTACTGACTACATTTCAGGTTGCTGCCAAGAAGATGACACTGAAGAATGTTACTGACTACATTGTAGATATCATTTGTAAAAGAGCTGAGAATAATTATAACTATGGGGTCATTCTTATTCCTGAAGGTCTAATTGATTTCATTCCAGAAGTGGGTATTACTCTTCataaaaacaatttattttacttgtttttcgCCCTTTATGATTTGTCATCTGTCATTGTACAATCAGCACTGAAACACCTGCTGATGATAAGCATTTTCATACATATTGTGCCATTTGCAGGTCCAGCACCTTATTGCAGAACTGAATGAGATTCTTGCCCATGATATTGTGGACAAGGACGGGTTATGGAAGAAGAAACTCACTGATCAATCGTTAAAGCTTTTTGAGTTCTTACCTCCAGCAATTCAAGAACAGTTACTGCTTGAAAGAGATCCACATGGAAATGTTCAGGTGTTTACCTGTTTTATTGTCCTAAATCATTAATCTTATGCTTGTTGTGTTTATTTTGCTACTTAGCTATTTTACTAGGCCTCAACATTGGTATCTTCACATTTAGGTTGCAAAGATAGAAACAGAGAAAATGCTCATCCAAATGGTTGAAACCGAGTTGGAGAAGAGAAAGCAAGAAGGCACATATAAACATATATTCAAGGGGCAGTCTCACTTTTTCGGGTATTTAATCAAATTTTGGTATTGTTATCAACTGGAGTTGCAAGTTGTTGTGGTATATAAGTTTCTTGGGAAATGGGAAGTAAAATGAACTATGCATATGCTTTATATTTCCTCTTTAACTTGACTTATGAATTGTTTTTCTTTAGCTTACATCGTAGACTTAAATGGTTAATATAAAATATGCAGCTATGAAGGGAGATGTGGTTTGCCAACTAACTTTGATTCTACTTACTGCTATGCATTGGGTTATGGTGCTGGAGCCCTCCTTCAAAGTGGCAAGACTGGATTAATATCATCAGTTTGTGCTTCTCCTAATGCTTTTCTCATTGTATTTCTATTATCGACTTAAACATTTCTTGTAGGTTCTTGATAATTGATTGTTGAGATTGTTTGGTGATGATGAAGctatcaactaactaactaagctcCTGTATTTTATATGATCTTTTGATCAGGTTGCGAATTTGTGTGCCCCAGTAGAGGAATGGACTGTTGGTGGAACTGCTCTCACTGCACTTATGGATGTGGAAAGGAGACATGGTATGCTCGGATTTGCCTGATGCCTGTTCACTGAAATTGCGTTCATAAATAAATCTCTCTCCATATTGTTCCAAGACATGGATTTATTGGGTTTTCACAATAAATGCATTTAAAGTAACATTTTATGTATTTTATGGACTACCGTGTTCTGCTCCTTATGAATTGTGATTATGCAGGTAAGTTCAAGCCTGTGATCAAGAAGGCAATGGTGGAGCTTGAAGGTATATTTATGATTTATTCATCTATTTTGCTCCACCAAAATAGGAACATTTTTCACTAAGAAgggaaaatattttcttttttttccctcttctcccttataaaatatttattttaagaatagaGACTaactttttctatttaattttattactgttttataaatttatattattttgtttcatataTCATATACATAAATAGACTTGGAACTTGGGTTGGTCTCGTGATTAACTAACTAgttcgcttaagcaagtgtcgtgAGTTCGAATCccaccttgtgcatgcagcaacccattagtCAGCAGCAAACCCTTAAATAGAGCTCAGATCTGTGGAGGATTAGTCATTGGtctgtcgggttgggggatatTGTGGgaaaccaaaaggaaaaaaaagagttGAAACATAATAATGTGAAACCTGTTATGATTCACATTAATATATAATTGCTATGACATAGTCGGTTGCCCAAACTTACAGTAGATGGAACCATATTCTCCGTTCTTTGTAAATGTGAACTTGCAATATCTGATACTCCTCTTTGGTAACACATTTCATGTTGAATCATCAGGGGCgcccttcaaaaagtttgccttGTGGCGCGATGAGTGGGCCCTGAAGAATTGCTACATCAGTCCAGGTACTTTCTTACTGTTTCTTCTGCCTGCTTACTATAAATCATTCTTCTTTACATTTATGTTGGCAAAACAAAATTGTTATAAGTTCAACTGTGTTTATTTTGGATTGGAGTATCCTCATGACATAACATATTAATGTTCTTTAATGTAGGTCCTGTTCAATTCACTGGCCCCGGATCTGATGCCATCAGTCGCACTCTACTCTTGGAGCTTGGTGCACAAGCTTAGGCATACCACAATGCTTCTGTCTTGATGATGGTAGCTCTCGATGTGTTTTTTTTGTGACTGTACTACAAATATAATGGATgagagttagttagttagttaggtcgttagtttttgttatttttggtCATCTCCCAACCCCACTTTTTACTTTCGGGAACTTATAAAGAGAATGGTTTACTAGCTGTTCAATGTGCATAGATTTGTCCAACTCTTGTGCGTCCTCAGTTTGTGCCAATGTTTGAGAATACTGTCTCTGTTTTGTTACCTGTCATAGAATGAAAAACTTGGAAAACCAAATGGTTTATGGCGCCTTTGTAGTTTGTACCATGCGTGATtggcccaaaaaaaaaaaaaaaccgaataTTGATGCATTATTGAAGTTTTGTAAAATTAAAGCAAAAGTGAGTTGAGTGCCTTGGGAATTCCTACTACTATTAATGCTTCACAAAATCAAGGACTAGTTTGTTTACGAGTACAAAACATTGAGATATGGACACAGACGgtggaaattcaggtgcagtcgactttagTGAAGTCGATAATTGAGAGTCGTtatatgaaaatttagtcaaatcagtcaaaccaTCTAATGACTCTCATCtattaacttcacgtaaagtcgattGCACCTGAGTTTCTACCATTTTATATTCATCTTAATAAGAATACaaagacaataataaaatataatttattttttatttttttattatttttattaattttttataattatattattttattattatatttttttaaaaaaatttttgaatgaaaaaaataataataaattatgttttcaaatttattttaatttattatcaaataaaatacaaCAACATTATTTTTGGTGTTTCACTCAATGACTAGAAACTGGAAAGGGAAATCATCCCCCGGCCCAGACCCATTAGAGCGAGCTACTGTTATATTGAATCATTCATGATATGATGAGTAATGATCCAAGTTTAAATTAAGAATGTAACTTGATGTCGTTATATAACTGTTTCAATCAAAAGGAAACTCaagaccccaaaaaaaaaaaaaaaatcaaaatggaaTAAGATTGAAAGCAGCCTAGGACCAGCACGGAAACTTTTGCAACTGTGGGCAAATTATTCACCAATTGGCCATTGCAACAGTTCTCATGGTAACTACAAGAGGTGACTGTGATTGCATCTTGAATTGATTTACTTCTGTTTGGCTCGCGTGGATAATTCAGTCTTTTGTGTCACAAGATGCTCTAGCTTCTATGTTCCAGATTCCGTTGATCAGAAGGATAAAGGATTTCACATATTAACCTTTAATATCATTGGAAACAACAAAATTATGAATCAGTCACGTTTCCATATTTTGAAATTTCGTGGATAATTTGATCATGATGGTGGTGGGGCATGCATGAATAATGTAAAGAAcaaaacttaaataatttttggcGTTGGCAGTGTGTGTGATTCAACTAGTCATCAGGTGGTAGCAGGTGTAaatgatgaaaaggaagcatgttATAAACACATTCATACATTCAGATATAGACACACACAAGGATGTATCAGGTCATGTATTCATAGGGTTAAGTACATGACTCCTATACAAATGTCCGCTCTACATTATTGAACATTGTCCCTCATCACTCAATCTATGTTTCCGAGGAATATGGTATATGGAGGATGGATGAACAGATAGCTCTGATGTGATCACTATTTGGAAGCAAATAAAATAAGAGCAATTATACAAATCTGCCTCTTCCTATGTTCCTTTCTGCATCAAATTAAATTGGCTTCTTCTGCTTGCTCGCTTTCATTATGCAATTCCAAAAGAGCAGGTACCTCTTCTCTCAAGAACATGACAAGCCGTTTTTTTCTTATAGTGATGACTAATCAGTGTTATTATCATCTTTGTTAGGAGAGTAAATATAtgatgtttgttatttttttaaatattattcaaTGCATAAAACAATATTAACATATGTTTCTTTGTGAAGATTTTTACCTCTAGCAGACATATTAGCGAGGTAATAAGGACACTCACTAgcaaactcatttttcttttggtatttgtttgcatttaattttatttatggatACACTGTatttcagaaaataatttttgtcATAATAAATAGTTGAATGAAATACTTTTATTGATACAGTAGTATGATTAcatatttatgtaaaattaaagttatttgttccttttagtttctcttttttttggtacaagtaaatttatctttttattctctttatgGCTTATGCcttcctaaaataagcacaacaaTAGTGGAGAAACTAAAGTGCAAAACTATCATTACTGCTTTAGGGTTACTGGCCTGATTCTATAAAAGttccaatttttctttttctttcagatAGGTGGTTTATTCTTTTAGTAATGGAACCTTTTGATGTGTTATGTAGCGTTATGGAATAGTGGGTGTGTTTTTTTATCATTATGAAGaagaatttttgttttaaatttctaTAGAAATCTGAGGATTAAATttgttaagaaaagataaaataaaaacaaaatctaaGAATTAGGTTTGGACGAGGTACCAGATttgtacattaaaaaaattaaaatatacaaatttgaCTTTCAAATTTGTGTTTTAAGTGACAAATATGATGATTCAATTTATGTTCTTCACATTTTGGTTAATCACATCATACTCCAACAACCTTGTAAAACACTATCTTCTtctcaatatcaaaaataaaaagtattaccTTGTTAACTTGTTTTTACAGTGCCTGGGCGACCTAAAAGAGGCCAATTTGATAGTGCTAGCCATGTTATGACAGAAGGAGAGCTTTGATTCATGATTCATTTCCTATCTACCCATCACATATATAAGCTTTCCTTGCTTAGGTATAAATgccaaattaaatttaaataatgagAAATTTTCAAGTATTCTGATATTAATTATGTACatattttgtgattaaaattACTAGAATACCAATATTTCTGGAATACTTAAAGCCCTTCCCATTGATACACATGCCATTGCAAAAGCAAAGTGGTTTTGATATATGGTTGTGTAGATGATTATGGCAAATCAATGTTTTTGCATCACACATAGTGGAAGCATAGACTTAATTCTATTTCACTATCAACCAATTGCTACATGTAATGCGAATCTTGTCGTTTTCCCTTATGCCCTTAATTCCGTGATTCTCCCCATCAGTACAGTTGGTTATGATTGTGAATCTCATAATATATAGTGactcttttttgttttgtttttatctttgtaagaaactaagaattattattgaatcATCATGATCTTCACAAGACTAACTAATTTCTCATTTCTGTCATCTTTCAAGCCATTAGCTTTAGCTAGACAGAGTTTAGGGAGAAATCAAAGGAAGGAAAACcatgtttaaaatatttaaatatgttcTATGATTTAGATACATTATTTGTCTGGGCCTACTTTTTTAATAGTACATAATTTggttaattcaaataaaaatcaaacCTATTTTTcagttaataaaaaatttaatcttagttaattaattaaattaattttatataataaaattatatattaattgattataaaatttaaaaattgatttttaattgagtataaaaataaaaaccgaTTTAAAAAAAACTGGTTTTTGAATAGaaaaattagtttataaaaaaataaaaccgatttttggattaaaaaaaaccgatttttagaccaaaatttttttaaaaaagctatttttttaattgaatttttaatccaaaattttaaaattaaaatttttgtttgattATAGTTTTgattaatcaattaaaaattggttttttaattttagttatgattaattaattttaaaaaatatagatataatttttaaaataattttattaaattagttaaccaaaatgtgattataatttttttacccaTTAACCCCATTTTGGATTTTAATGTACACCCCTATTTCTTAGTTTCTTACATGTCCATATAGGTGAGTTTGAATAATTGGTTCTTAATAAAGTTAACAACATTGAAACAGTCATGGTTTATTGGCTCAACAGAATAAATTAAGGATGAGTAGAAGAAAAGTTAGAGACGATTATTGTAGAAGTAACACCTAAaccaacaaattaaattataataagatAATAACGTGTTGGCTTGTTTAATATTTTGTTCCCCCAAAACTGGTAATAAGCAATAGGCACGTGATGCCCTAACCCAAAGAGATGATGAGATAATGGTTGTTGGGTGAGCATCACATCGTAACTAACCCCAATAACAAGATTGCAGTGATGAATTAGTGCATGAAGATTAAAGACAGATGCATGGTGGAGCTAGaagcatatatatatagtacCAGCTACTTATGCTATGCAAAAAAGTCAACAGCGTAATAATCGAGGGAGAGTGAAATTAAAGACGACAACATAGCAAAGAGAGCCATGTATATGTGTCTATGTATCATATATTCATATGCATGTCCTTTACGAAGGGTCCGAAGCCATATGCcatttaaaaatatataggtcCCCTCGATCGGATCCCCTGTCCTAATTAAGCTCACCATCATGGTTACTTTGCTTCTTCTATTCTATTCTTTATTCTCTTGGATGCACTCTTGTCGTTTCTTACATATATATtccccacttttttttttcacggtAATATTCAGACCGACATATTTATACGTCTAAGGATAATTCATCTTAGATATAATATaacatttgaaattttttttgaggatttatttattatatatgggttaagattataaaataaaacaattattagaaatataaaaatttaaatttttaatatattattttgtatttattaaataaaaatatttaaaattttttactaataataataaattaccaTGTGTATCCATAAAAGATACAAATGCAGACAAATGTatccatataaaaataaaacgatAATTGTACCCACAAAAGATAGCTTTTGTGTGCCAAAAATACCCTAATGGACCAATTGTGTAACCAACGTCCGGGTACTTTTGGCACATGGAAGCCATCTTCTGTAATTATAATTGTCGTTCTattcttatattatataaatacatTTGTCAGTCTGTATCTTTTATGGATATAAATGTAATTTATTCATTTTTCGTATGTCCTTAAAATAAGTattaactaaatttatttttacttcttcTAAATGTTTTTGCTTTCTCTAAATGCATAAAATGAACATTGTGATTTTAGAATCTGATGCTGCACATTATGAAACCATTATTACTTAACCTTTAGTTGTTGATAAACTAAGGTCATTAAAGTACATGCTTTCTTGCTTTTTGCATCTTTACGCTAAACTAATCCTATCAATTATTAGCAATTTTCACGGAAATGGCAGTACTAATTAAGCAatgatctaaaatttttttaatttaaacaaaCTTGTAATTAGTTCGTAACTAGTTCTCCTAAAAGTCATTGATTAAAGAGGCTAAATTAAAGTTGAAACAAATAAATTTAAGCTGATAGGACttaaatacattttaaaaatctGGACATGTGGCATTTTCATTGGTAGGTTGGTTTGTCTGGAGTTTTCAAAACAAGTGATCAAACATAAATAATTGTTGGTTTTGAGGAAATAAtaatagaatttaaaaatcaTGTCTGCCAATTGAAAGGCATATTGGCTGAGATGAAGTGTTAAAATAGCCgataaatttcttttaataataacttaattaagttTTAGTAAGATCAAGACACAACTACAGTTCTTAAACCAAGACTACTATTATTGCATAGTTTCCCAGAAAATCAAAGTTCGAAGtcgttttaaaattcaaattaaatataatttattatagtaaTGCAGTGCTAGCAAGCAGTAGTACATAGTAACAAAGCTGGATAATTCGGAGGCAATGGGAAAAGcgagaaaacaaacaaaactaacgGACAGAACAAAAGACAAAATAAagaacacaacacaacacaacacaacgAATTGAAAGAGCCAGCTGCGTTGTCGCTTCAATTGCATGGCTTTCaaagcattaaaaaaaaataaaaaataaaaacaacaataacaacaaaggaACCACATGTATAGCAAGAACTTTGTACTTCCAAAATAGATAGAGTAATAGAAGATTACTACTTTAGAGGCCGCGGAAACTGACAAATCACCTAGTTTTTAGTTCTTACAAACAACAAACATGCACGTATCTCATCATTTCCATAATAACACTAGGTATTTATTTATCTTCTTTCATTAATTTTTTCTTGGGCTCTACATGCAGAatagtaataaatttttagaaaataagtttaaagttttaaaccttAAATATTCTATATGAATTTTATAGGAGctttaaaaatatcataactatatatatatatcgtggtTATGAGAATCAAATCAAATTCGGTTGATTTTGATTGAATTAATCGAAAATCAATCGTTAAATCGATTCAGTTTAGGCAAAATAATCAATTGATAATGATCgacaaaaaactaaaaaaataattgaattagtGTAATTTTTTGTAGTTaacttatttaatataataaaatataaaaaattattttttaaaaatatataattttacacaaATAATTATTCGATTGAATCTCAGTtaaattttcaaacttttgatatatatatatatatatatatatatatatatatatatatctattgaTTTGAGTAGATAATCAAGTAAGAAATGTGGCTAGCAGGAGAAAGACAAGAGCTTATGGTAAAGAAAGTGCGTGTTTGAAAATGggaccttattcattaattaaATTATGTTGTCTATTGCCAGCACATGACTCATCATTTTGCCTCCAAACAAAGGCCATTAAGGCATTAACATCCTCAACTCTCTATTATCCATCTTTATCTCCCTCTCTCTCTGTAGGGTAAAACCAAAGTCCTACACGGGCCCCACTAGGGAGCCTTCAGCCCCTTGTATATCATATCCTTTTTTAGTGGTGGGGCCCACTTCATTGTCAACTAGTTGTGGTCCCGCTTTGGATTTTATGAAACTAGTCACACTACGAAATGGGCTTCAGATGGAGCCCATTTATCATTGGGCTTCATCGGCACTCGCTACATGACAACTGTAAGAACCGTCTCACATTTGTTGCATTTCCTTTTCTAGTTTGGTCATTTCCCTATCTTGTACCCAAATGCACGGTTCAGTTCGTCTCATATATTTGAAGGTAAATCCTACAAATCAactattaaatcaaattttatattaaattattaatttactcattttttaataaaataataaattacaagaaTAATCAAATCTGATATGATAGAAGAAAAAGCTAATAGTACTCCGTCAATATTGCAGTCAATAttcaacttaaaaaaatattaaaatttttttaaaataagaacattcaaaagttaattaaaagaaatattcaaaatttaaactaaaagaaACTCAATTTTAATCTATAGTGTTCGCTAAAATTAAACTGTTATAGTGTTGATTCTCTAATattattcataataaaataatcaaatttaaaatagacaTATAGTgtagtataataaaaaaaattataaaatgctAAATATATATACATGATAATAATTAGTCACTAAAACAATATGATAATAATTAGTGACTAATGTTTTTGTGTACAAATAATACGATTGTTCTAAAGTTTATGGTTGATTTGCCTTGTTTTACACTATATACTAGAACTCAAAATCTTTGCTGAAATTTGAATACAGATATTCGttgtaggtttttttttttttttttttgaatccaaGAATAAGAATATTCTCGCATGATTAATGATTAACATGTTAAGATATTATACTGTGTGATAAAGAATAAATACTGAAAAATGGGAGTGAAGGAAACAGAGAGAGGATGATGCCGTGTGGAATAAGAAAGAATGTCCGCACTCTTGTTTCCAATTTTCGGTTGTCCCCAGCGATTGGGTGTTCATCTGACATCATTAATGGCTATTGCTCATCAAACATTGCACACAATGCGGCCTGCAATTCATTCTGTGTTTCAAATTCAACCATGTTATAGTCATTTTGGCCAtcgtaattatatatatatatatatatatatatatatatatataataaattaataattaaaattattagaatactaatatttttaaaatacttaaaaattttcCTATAATATAATGATAAATTGAATACTAGTAAATTGATTTAATGTAATAGATTGATACGCTTTCttataaatctttaaaaataattttaaaattgaacttACATAAACTACAATGATCTAATAATGTAAtgctatattaataaaaataatttattttaaaatttattacataaaaaattatctaaacccACAAATTTAATTAGATGTTTgtatacaattttttattatatcaatattaaattctatttttattttagttttttactaATCCATCCCTTATTCCTAAAATAAGGAAATAACCTTTGTTAACATGCATTATTAATTTTTTCCGCTATCAAAGTAAACTTCATAAAACTTGGTCGAATAATGAActcatgatgataatgaggaaTATTCAATTGTATTGTATATGATGGTCCCCGGAGAGAATCTAGTGGTACTCTATCAGTCTATTGTAATCTGAATTCCATGAATCCTAAGAGTTGGTTAAGTATCTTGTAATGATGATTTATTATATTAACAAATACTAATGATTTATTATGACTTGTTGGAGCTGATCAGGGGAGGAGCTACAAGGAAAAGAGATAGTGCTCCAAACACACCGTCGCTATAGCTTGGACAATTACATATTTCAACTTATATTTATGCTCATATATAGTTCATATTTCACACTTCACACCAAATAAACGATTTTGAAGTTGGCGGCTAAacgaacatttttttttttttttggatcggTGGTTATAGATTCTCGACACCGGAGAGGAGAAAAAGGACGCATGGCTTATAAGACAATAGAAAA
This window contains:
- the LOC112722856 gene encoding pyrophosphate--fructose 6-phosphate 1-phosphotransferase subunit beta yields the protein MAPSFAINDGVNGGRITPPSTTGRFASVYSEVQNSRIDHNLPLPSVLKNPFKIVDGAQSSAAGNPDEIAKLFPHLFGQPSATLVPGGSDTVQSHQKLKIGVVLSGGQAPGGHNVISGIFDYLQERAKGSTLYGFRGGPAGIMKCKYVELTSDYIYPYRNQGGFDMIRSGRDKIETPEQFKQAEETVQKLDLDGLVVIGGDDSNTNACLLAEYFRNKNMKTLVIGCPKTIDGDLKCKEVPTSFGFDTACKIYSEMIGNVMIDARSTGKYYHFVRLMGRAASHITLECALQTHPNITIIGEEVAAKKMTLKNVTDYIVDIICKRAENNYNYGVILIPEGLIDFIPEVQHLIAELNEILAHDIVDKDGLWKKKLTDQSLKLFEFLPPAIQEQLLLERDPHGNVQVAKIETEKMLIQMVETELEKRKQEGTYKHIFKGQSHFFGYEGRCGLPTNFDSTYCYALGYGAGALLQSGKTGLISSVANLCAPVEEWTVGGTALTALMDVERRHGKFKPVIKKAMVELEGAPFKKFALWRDEWALKNCYISPGPVQFTGPGSDAISRTLLLELGAQA